In one Gopherus evgoodei ecotype Sinaloan lineage chromosome 1, rGopEvg1_v1.p, whole genome shotgun sequence genomic region, the following are encoded:
- the SMIM30 gene encoding small integral membrane protein 30, protein MAFLGNTSKLFVVVISLVLMLPVVEALDSGDAIALLLGVVLTIIGFCACLGLYARKRNGQL, encoded by the coding sequence ATGGCTTTTCTTGGGAACACCTCAAAACTCTTTGTGGTGGTCATTTCACTGGTGCTTATGCTCCCTGTGGTTGAAGCCCTGGATTCTGGAGACGCAATTGCTCTCTTGCTAGGTGTAGTTCTCACTATCATTGGATTCTGTGCCTGTCTAGGCTTATATGCCAGGAAAAGAAATGGACagctatga